A window from Citrobacter amalonaticus encodes these proteins:
- a CDS encoding oxidative damage protection protein yields MSRTIFCTFLQREAEGQDFQLYPGELGKRIYNEISKEAWAQWQHKQTMLINEKKLNMMNVEHRKLLEQEMINFLFEGKDVHIEGYTPEDKK; encoded by the coding sequence ATGAGCAGAACGATTTTTTGCACTTTCCTGCAGCGTGAAGCAGAAGGACAGGATTTCCAGCTGTACCCGGGCGAACTGGGAAAACGCATTTATAACGAGATTTCAAAAGAAGCGTGGGCGCAGTGGCAGCACAAGCAGACTATGCTTATCAACGAAAAGAAACTCAATATGATGAACGTCGAGCATCGCAAACTGCTGGAACAAGAGATGATCAACTTCCTGTTTGAAGGCAAAGACGTGCATATCGAAGGTTATACGCCGGAAGATAAAAAATAA